From Lolium perenne isolate Kyuss_39 chromosome 5, Kyuss_2.0, whole genome shotgun sequence, a single genomic window includes:
- the LOC127300038 gene encoding bifunctional bis(5'-adenosyl)-triphosphatase/adenylylsulfatase FHIT isoform X2 has translation MEASAYKFGPYTIDAKEVFHATALSYAMVNLRPVLPGNVLVCPNREVKRFADLSTDETIDLWVTAKEVGVRLEQYHQASSLTFTIQDGPQSGQTVPHVHIHVIPRKKGDFQNNDEIYDAIDVREKELKEKLDLDIERKDRTMEEMSHEASEYRALFS, from the exons ATGGAGGCGTCGGCGTACAAGTTCGGACCCTACACGATCGATGCGAAGGAGGTCTTCCACGCCACGGCCCTCTCCTACGCCATGGTCAACCTCCGCCCTGTCCTCCCTGGTA ATGTCCTTGTGTGCCCCAATCGTGAAGTGAAACGTTTTGCTGATCTAAGTACTGACGAGACTATTGATTTATGGGTCACTGCGAAGGAAGTTGGTGTACGGCTTGAGCAGTACCACCAAGCATCTTCTCTTACATTTACAATTCAG GATGGTCCTCAATCTGGCCAAACAGTTCCGCACGTCCACATCCATGTGATCCCGAGGAAGAAAGGAGATTTTCAAAATAATGATGAAATATATGATGCG ATTGATGTGAGAGAGAAAGAATTGAAAGAAAAGCTTGATCTGGACATCGAAAGAAAAGATAGAACCATGGAAGAAATGAGTCATGAGGCCAGCGAGTACCGTGCTCTTTTCTCCTAG
- the LOC127300039 gene encoding bifunctional bis(5'-adenosyl)-triphosphatase/adenylylsulfatase FHIT produces MEASAYKFGPYTIDAKEVFHATALSYAMVNLRPVLPGHVLVCPKREVKRFADLSTDETIDLWVTAKEVGVRLEQYHQASSLTFTIQDGPQSGQTVPHVHIHVIPRKKGDFQNNDEIYDAIDVREKELKEKLDLDIERKDRTMEEMSHEASEYRALFS; encoded by the exons ATGGAGGCGTCGGCGTACAAGTTCGGACCCTACACGATCGATGCGAAGGAGGTCTTCCACGCCACGGCCCTCTCCTACGCCATGGTCAACCTCCGCCCTGTCCTCCCTGGT CATGTCCTTGTGTGCCCCAAGCGTGAAGTGAAACGTTTTGCTGATCTAAGTACTGACGAGACTATTGATTTATGGGTCACTGCAAAGGAAGTTGGTGTACGGCTTGAGCAGTACCACCAAGCATCTTCTCTTACATTTACAATTCAG GATGGTCCTCAATCTGGCCAAACAGTTCCGCACGTCCACATCCATGTGATCCCGAGGAAGAAAGGAGATTTTCAAAATAATGATGAAATATATGATGCG ATTGATGTGAGAGAGAAAGAATTGAAAGAAAAGCTTGATCTGGACATCGAAAGAAAAGATAGAACCATGGAAGAAATGAGTCATGAGGCCAGCGAGTACCGTGCTCTTTTCTCCTAG
- the LOC127300038 gene encoding bifunctional bis(5'-adenosyl)-triphosphatase/adenylylsulfatase FHIT isoform X1 produces the protein MEASAYKFGPYTIDAKEVFHATALSYAMVNLRPVLPVGVRLEQYHQASSLTFTIQDGPQSGQTVPHVHIHVIPRKKGDFQNNDEIYDAIDVREKELKEKLDLDIERKDRTMEEMSHEASEYRALFS, from the exons ATGGAGGCGTCGGCGTACAAGTTCGGACCCTACACGATCGATGCGAAGGAGGTCTTCCACGCCACGGCCCTCTCCTACGCCATGGTCAACCTCCGCCCTGTCCTCCCTG TTGGTGTACGGCTTGAGCAGTACCACCAAGCATCTTCTCTTACATTTACAATTCAG GATGGTCCTCAATCTGGCCAAACAGTTCCGCACGTCCACATCCATGTGATCCCGAGGAAGAAAGGAGATTTTCAAAATAATGATGAAATATATGATGCG ATTGATGTGAGAGAGAAAGAATTGAAAGAAAAGCTTGATCTGGACATCGAAAGAAAAGATAGAACCATGGAAGAAATGAGTCATGAGGCCAGCGAGTACCGTGCTCTTTTCTCCTAG